GCCAGTGCTACTTTGGAAGAGAGCGTCGATACTACGTCATGGGCAGTGGGTGCTGATGACTTGGTTTCCGGACAGGTATTTCTCGATAACAACCTTTATTATTGGCGTGCCCGTGCAATTACCCTTGTGGACGCCGAAAGCGGAGATGTCTCGGTCGCATCCAATTGGGAGGCGAGCCGCTTTTTTATCAATACAGTTAACGATGCTCCCACTGCACCGGCAATCAATGCCCCTCAGTTGGATGGGATCGTTGCTGAAACCCGTCCTGAGTTGATTGTGGCTCACGCTTTCGATGTGGACCGGGATACTTTGACTTATGGTTTTGATCTTTTCCATGAGTCCGATCTGGATAATCCCAGTGCCCAGGTTTCCGGTCTGCTGCCCGGTGGTAATTTCCAGACTAGCTGGCAGGTACCCAACCCCTTAATTGAAGACAATGCTTATGTTTGGCGGGCTTGGGTAGAAGATGAGCATGGTTTGCGCACTGAAAGTGATTTGGGTTCCTTCCTTGTTAGTACATTAAACGATGCGCCTATAGCGCCCGCTGTAGTGTCTCCCAATGGTGCCTTATCGAGCTGGCTTGATAATAATGGTGTAGAGCTACGTTTAACTAACGGGAGCGATCCAGAGGGGCAGTCGCTTACTTACTACTTTGAGTTGGACACTCTGGCGAGTTTTGACAGTGATAGCAAAGTGGTTTCAGGTCCAACTGCAGAAGGGCAGCTGGAGACATCCTGGATAGCTGAAGGTCTGCAAGAGGATATTACTTATTACTGGCGCGCTAAAGCCAGCGATGGCGAGGTAGAGACTAGTTGGGTAACTTCCAGCTTTAGTGTGGATACCGATAACACGGCACCGCCAACTCCGAGCCTGCAAAATCCTGGTTCTGCTGCGGTAGTAGAGAGCCTGCGTCCTCTGTTTGAAGTTAACCCAGTCACTGATGCCGATGGCGATAGCGTACAGTATCGCTTTGAAGTCTACTCCGATGCGGATTTGACTCTATTAGTGGCAAGCCAGGTTCAGGCGTCTACCCAGTGGACCCCCGTGTTTGATTTCAATGACAACAGCCACTATTACTGGCGTGCTCAGGCTGAGGACAGCAAGGGTGAGGCTAGTGACTGGAGTGCGGCCAATACTTTCTTTATTAATGAGAACGGGGTTAACGATGCTCCGCAAATATCCCTGGTATTGCCGGCGAGTGATATAACCGTCAGCGAAGCTGAATTACTTATTCAGTGGCAGGACAGTGATCCCGACAGCGATGCAGATATTGCCCTTTATTACTTGTATGAAGGTGGCGGTAGAACCCTGATCGCTGATGGTATCGGTGAGGATGAGGATGGCGACTCCGATCAGTACCATTGGGATGTTTCTAATTTATTAGCTGGTAGTTATAGCCTGGAGCTGGAAATTACCGATGGAGAAAATACGGTAACAACCAGTGGTTGCTGCACCATTCAAGTTCCTGAGCGGGAAAGTCACATTACGGTGCAGGCACTTACAGACCTTGAAACCGATGAAGCGGGTACTAGTATCGCTGTGCTTGAGGTTAGCCTGGATCAGGCCCTGGCGGCAGATACCAGTCTGACTTTGAATCTTGGGGTCTCTGATGATTCTGAGGCGGCAATTCTTGGTAATAACTATCTCCAGTTTACCGCAGATAATTGGCAGACTCCGCAGCTGATCCAACTGGTGGGATTGGATGACTGCTCTGTGGATGGGGATATGGCTTACAGCTTGGTATTCCAACCAGTACAGAGTAATGATAATGCCTACAGCGGCCAGTTATTGGACAGTGTGAGCCTGCTCAACCTGGACAATGAAACAACTGGGCAGGTTCTGTTTATTTGTGATTATTCCCTGGAAAGCCAGGTACCGGTTAATGATGGGGCAGAACTGGAATCCAGCTATCGGGCACGTTTGGATAATCTGGGTGGAGGCTTGGAGGACGCCAGTGCAAGTCTAAGTTTGCTCGATTCTCCCGATTTAAATTACAGCGCGTCGATTGTCAGTGGTGCAACTCTAATTTTTGCCGATATCGGATCTGATGGTAGCGCATTCAGTAATGAGCTGTTAGTTATTCGCCATACCGCAGGGCAACCCTTGGATTTTTCCAAGTTTGTCTGGGATATTGTTGCCGGTGAGTCGCAAACTACCTTGGAAGGTACCGATAGTAATAACACATTACAGGGTACCGATACCGCCGATCGAATCGATGGTAAGGGGGGTAACGACACAATTTATGGTGGCGACGGTGATGATGTCATTATCGGTGGTAGTGGTGCCGATACGCTTTATGGTGAGGGTGGTAACGATATCTTCCTGGTAGAGGATAATGATGGCAGTGCGGATCGCTTTAATGGTGGTGAAGGCTTTGACCAGGTATTAGGGGGCACTGGGGATGACAGCATCCGGATTAGTGTCTTCAGTGGAGAAAGTACGGTTGAGCGAATTGATGGTGCCGATGGCTATAATGTAATTTATGGCACCACCTCGAATAACACCTTGGATTTTTCCAATACCGAATTGCTGAATATCGACTTTATTGATGGTCTCGGCGGCAACGATACTATTTATGGTAGTTCCGCCAGCGATAAGATAATCGGTAATAGTGGAAGCGATAGCCTGTACGGTAATGCTGGCGATGATATTTTTTATATCAGCGGCTTGGATTCCGGTTCTGATCGTGTGAATGGTGGTACTGGCTTTGATCAGGTTATCGGTAGCGATAGCGATGACTGGTTCCGCTTTAGTGTGTTCAGTGGTGATGCGCGAGTAGAGGCGATTGATGGTGCTGAAGGTAATAACTGGATTTTAGGTACTTCATCTAACAATACTTTAGATTTCCGCGATGTGAGCTTAATCAATATTGCACGTCTGGATGCAGAGGCCGGGAACGATACGCTTTACGGTTCTAATGTAGCCGATGAAATTGTCGGTGGTCTTGGCAGTGACCGTCTTTATGGTGAAGGAGGTGACGATCGCTTTTTACTAACCAGTGGAGATACCGGTTTCGATGTTTATACCGGTGGTGAAGGCGATGACTGGCTGCTGGGGAATTCTGGTGATGATGAATTCCGCTTTAGTGTATTTTCTGGTACTGCGACGGTAGAGGTGATTGATGGAGATGGTGGGAATAACCAGATTATAGGTAGTTCCTCCAACAATACTCTGAACTTTACCGATACTCAGCTGCTTTCCATCAATCTAATTAATGCTGCTCAAGGAAACGACGTCGTCTATGGTTCGGCAGCTGCGGATGTGATTGAAGGGGGAATTGGTTCTGATGTGCTGTATGGCAATAGTGGAGCCGATATCTTTGTGCTGACCGCCGGTGATACTGGCTTTGATCAATATCGAGGTGGTGAAGGAAGTGACCAGATACTAGGGACCGATGGCGATGATGAAGTTCGCTTAAGTGTCTTTAGTGGTGATGCCAGGGTAGAAGTTATTGATGGTGCAGGGGGCAACAACCGAATTGTCGGTTCAACTTCCAACAACACCTTGGATTTCTCTGAAGCACAACTCAATAATATTTCTGAAATTGATGCGGGTGCTGGTAACGATACGGTTTACGGTAGCTCCGAGGCGGATCGAATTGTCGTATCAGCTGGTTCGGATAACCTATACGGTAATGCCGGTGATGATATTTTTGTCCTCAGTGGCGAAGATACCGGTTCCAACCGTATTGATGGGGGAGATGACTTTGACACTCTGCTGGCAACTTCTTCTGACGATACCATCACTTTCTCTGTATTTAGTGGGACCGCTACGGTAGAGCGGATTAATGGCGGAGCAGGCTCTAATACCATTCAGGGTACCAGCTCTAACAACACCTTGGATTTCCGCGAAACAGAGTTGATCGATATAAGTTTGATTGATGGGGCTGCAGGGAATGATGTGATTTATGGTTCCAGTGAAGCGGATATTATTGAGGGGGGTATCGGTAGCGATACACTTTATGGTGAAGCTGGAGATGATATCTTCCTGGTGACTGAAGGTGATACTGGCTCAGATTCTTATCGAGGTGGCGAAGGCCGAGATACATTAAAAGGCTCTGCATCCGACGATACATTTATTTTCAGTGTTTTCGCCGGTGATGCTTCTGTAGAAGTTATTGATGGGCAGGGCGGTATCGACACAATTGTGGGAACCAGCTCCAATAATACTTTGGATTTCTCTGAGGCGGAACTAATCGGTATTGCACAGATTGATGGCGCTGCGGGTAACGACTCCATCTATGGTACTGTCGCTGCGGATACTATTGTTGGTGGTCTGGGCAGTGATTATCTGTCTGGTGGTGATGGCGACGATACCTTTGTATTTACCAATGGGGATACAGGGTCGGATACCTATAACGGCGGTGAAGGACAAGACCGATTGCTGGGCACTGACCAGGACGATGATTTCATTTTCAGCAGTTTTACAGGAGTTAATATCCTAGAGGAAATTGATGGTGATGAAGGTGAAAACCGCGTTTTAGGTACCAGTGCCAATAATATCCTTGACTTCACTGTGACTCAGTTAAAAGGTATCACTTTGATTGATGGAGCTGCGGGGAATGACACCATAAAGGGCTCTGAAGAGTCAGACCTTATTGTTGGTGGTATTGGCAGTGACTCTCTTTATGGTAATGGTGGCGATGATATTTTCCAGGTGACCTCCGGTGATACTGGCTATGACCGTTATGAAGGGGGAGAGGGTAGTGATACTTTACAAGGGACTGATGAAGATGATGAATTTCGCTTTAGCGTCTTCTCTGGTACTGCAACTGTCGAGGTAATTGATGGAAAAGAGGGGATGAATCGTATTGTGGGTAGCACTGCCAACAATACCCTGGATTTCCGCAATACCTCTTTGATTGGTATTGCTTCTATCGAGGCGGGCAATGGCAATGACACCATCTATGGTTCAGTAGCTGCAGACACGATAGAAGGTGGTTACGGCAGTGATAACCTCTATGGTGAAGCGGGTAATGACCTCTTCTTATTAACTGCGGGTGACACGGGATATGACCGTTACTCCGGTGGTGAAGGCACCGATGAGATCCGAGGCTCCACTGGCGATGACTTAATTCGTTTATCAGCATACTCCGGTACGGCTACTGTGGAACTTATTGATGGGCTTGAGGGGGTCGATAAAATTCAGGGGACTACAGGTAACAACACTCTGGATTTCTCCTCCACAACACTGGACTCCATCGAAGAAATCAGTACTGAGAAAGGCAACGATACCGTTATAGGTTCCAACACTGCAGATACTATTCGTGGCGGTGAAGGTAATGACTCCCTGGAGGGCGGCCCAGGAGATGATAGCTATCTATTTGCCCGAGGTGACGGTACAGATGTAATTATCGATAACGGCAGTAGTAGCTTAGATGTAGTACTTTTTGAGGGTGCAATTGCTCCAGAGGATCTCTGGTTGGTAATTAATGGTGAGCACCTGGATATCTATCTGCTCGCTGGGACTGAAAAGATACAGGTACGTAATTGGCAGTCGAGCGAAAGTGCGATAGAAGTATTTGCTGTGGAAACTGGTGCTCAGCTGCCATTTCAAAATGTTACCGGGCTTGCAGAGTTCATGACTGGTGTTGGTACGCCTGTAAATGGTGTTATTAATCTCAATACGGATCAGCAGGCTGAATGGAGTTCAGCGTTAGCTGATGCTTGGGAGTAATTTGTAGAAGTTGATTGGCTGTGCCTTCGGGTGCAGCCAGCTTAAAAGCTGAAGATACGGAAGGAAAGTGTATGCGGTATCCCCAGAAGAATCTGTTGCGTACTTAGCTTTAAGAGGCGCTCACTACTTAATTGAGCTGATTAGGTTAATAGTTGGTGCCAGTATTATTTATAAAAATATATCAGAATCCTCTGTGGCAGCAGGTGAGAGTGTTGGTGCTGTGAGGAAAGCCTGAATAGAGGCTATTTCTCTGCTTCAATAATAAATCGTTTGATTCTTACCCCAGCATCCTTTCGCATTTCCGGGTGGATTTTCTTATAGTATTTGTTCATTACCTGGTCGGCAAACTGCTCTCTTTCTGGGTGGCCTAGATGACGGAACTGGGGAACCCATGATAGAAAGAAGGTAGTGAGCTTTTCCCAGGTTTGAAAATTTTCCACATGATAGATTTCATCGAATCTTGGTAAGTAGAAGCCTGCTTCTTCGGCATAGTTCCGCATTTCCTCTAGCGTATAGTGATTATAAGGATCGTAAAAACTTTCAAAATAGGGTTTCCATGTAGCTGTTTCCTGTTCCTCGTATACGGTCTCCCAGAAATTTTCATGATCAACCTGAAAACCACAAACTACTTTACCGTTAACTTTTAAATATTTATAAAAACTATTCCAGACTTGAGCTTGGTCCGCTACCCAGTGTAAACAACTAAAAGAAAAAATAATGTCGAATTTGCAGTCGAACTGGATTTCGTCTGCGCTCATTTGCTCGAAGGATAGGTTGGGTATATTGGCGTAATTTTTATTAGCATAACAAATCATATCCTCGGTTAGATCAATACCGATAATCCTGCCATTTGTCATACGCTCAGCTAAATAGCGGGTTACCTTGCCATCGCCACAACCCACATCAAGAATAGTGGCAGCTTGGCGATAATCGCAGCGATGTATGGCTTCCATAGCGTGGCGCCACTGCATGTCAGAGGCGTTTACGTACTCTTGAGCCTGCCACTTATCATGCCTGATAGGTTCATTCATTGGTGTGACGCCCTGAGTCTCATTGGGGATGGGTGAATCAGTTTAGCCCGAATACACTTATGATCTGTGTAGCAATTTCAGTCATCGATAAATATGGCACAAGAAACTGTGCAGTTCGTAAAACCGTCATTCTGACCACCTGCGGAACGAAAGGTAAAAGTCTGGGAAAGTACTGTGAAACTCAAAGGATCTTGCCACTGCCAATCGGTTAAGTTCAGTCTGGACTCCCGGCAACCTTATCCCTTCAACCGTTGTTACTGCTCAATATGCAGAAAAACGGCTGGAGGAGGTGGTTTTGCTATTAACCTGGGGGCGGATTTCCAAACCCTGAAAGTGGAGGGCGAGGAATATTTAAGTATCTATCAGGCTGAAATTGGGATAACGGGTCAGGAAAATGGCGGGAAAAGTCCGGCACGGCGACATTTTTGTTCAAGATGTGGCAGTGCGTTATGGCTTTGGGACCCGCGTTGGCCAGAACTGGTACACCCCTTCGCTTCTGCGATTGACTCTGAGTTGCCGGTACCGCCGGTTCGTAGCCATATGATGCTGGATTCTGCTCCGGGTTGGGCGCAGCCAGATATACGGGAAGGGGATGAAGTGTTTGAAGGCTATCCAGAGGAGTCCCTGGCTGAATGGCACCAGCGGAATATTCCCAGTGCTTAGCAGGGGATAAAGAGAGGCGGGGCGAGCCTGAGGCCGCCCCGCTTCAGGTCTATAGCGGTGACCTAGTGTTTACTCTTCCGCGAGATAGAGCACCAGATTATCCAGGAAGTTGACCAGATCCGCCTTTTCAGAGTCTGTCAGGGCATCAAACTGTTCCTTGCTGGATTCAGCTTCACCACCGTGATAGACAATCGCCTCGGTCATAGTGGTAGCGCGTCCATCGTGTAGATAAGGTGGTGTTGAGCCAACGCCCCAGAGGTTTTCGGTGAGGAATACAGAGGCTCCCACATTGCCCTCATCAATTTCCTCGGCCATGGCTGTGCCCATATCGTGACGCTTAAGGTCGCCATACAAGCGGACTATTGCTCCGCCATTCTCCGACTCCTCAAACTGTCCCAGCGTTTGTCCGGATGGAAGCTCCTGGGGGTTATCCATGATCTCTGTGAGCAAGTTAAATTGCAGGGATCTGCTAGGTAGGCCGGCTATATCGCCTGCGGGATAAGTCTCATCGCGGTAGTTGGCGTGCTGAGAGGGTTCATAGAAGACTGGTGATGCAACTTCCATCTCAGGGGAGTGGCAAGAGGCGCAGCCAATAGAGCTAAATAGCTCTTCGCCATTTTCGATACTGGCGATTTCTCCGTCGCTTAGTGGTAAGCCGTAAGTCTCCTGCTCTTCCTCGGTTAGGGAATCGATCACGCTGTTAAGCTCGATTTTGGTCACCGGGCGGGGCTGTGCTGCGTTGTAGATAGTTAACGCGGTAATGTCACCAACGCTGAGCTCGTTAGTGATCGAATCAAAGTCGCTGTCTGCATCACCGACCAATTCAGTGGCCTGCATGCCCAGCTCCTGGTGTGCCGCGCCACGAACGAATGCGCGTACAAATCCGGTTAAGCCTTTCCACTCAAAGGGTCTGACTACCAGGTCAGCGTCAAGGCCTTCAACATTATCGTAGTTGACCTCATCACAGGAGACGGAGATCTCACCAAAGCTAACGCCTTTTGCGGTTAGTGCGACAGTCGTATCTGTGCCGGATGAGCAGCTCTCACTGATAGCCTCATCCCGCAAAGTGTGCAGCTCGGTAGTCATTTCTTCCGCTACCAACTGTACAGCCCCCATACCGAACAGGTGGGGCGACTGGCGCTCGATAAAGCCTTTTTGCTTACGTTCAGGGTCCATACGAATCACATTATCGTTCACGCCACCACCGCCATCGGCTACCGGTACGTTGTGACAGCTGATGCAGGAATCACCGTTGGGGCCTGTCGCACGATGGGGCAGGACATTCGCCCATGCATTAGGTCCTTTCAGGTCGGGCCTTGGGAAGCTGGTAAATCTTTTGCCGTTGCCCACATTGACCCCGACCCCGTCGAGAGCGTTGTAATTCATCTCGAATAATTCATCGCCTTCCTCAAAAGCATGAACATAGGCTTCCAGGGTTTCCATGGATTCGAGATCAGATTGCTCCAAATGCCCACCCAGGTGAATTTCAATTGCTCCAGCATGCAATATCTGTACGGTATCGAAGACTTCACTGAAGTCGAAGGGAGTGGTTCTTTGCTGTCTTTGGTTTTTTCTTGCGTGCTTGGGAACTCGGTTTTTATCGTGCTTGGAACCAAAGTCGGCAAGCGCTGGAGTGGCATTAAATGTT
This DNA window, taken from Microbulbifer sp. MKSA007, encodes the following:
- a CDS encoding class I SAM-dependent methyltransferase, producing the protein MNEPIRHDKWQAQEYVNASDMQWRHAMEAIHRCDYRQAATILDVGCGDGKVTRYLAERMTNGRIIGIDLTEDMICYANKNYANIPNLSFEQMSADEIQFDCKFDIIFSFSCLHWVADQAQVWNSFYKYLKVNGKVVCGFQVDHENFWETVYEEQETATWKPYFESFYDPYNHYTLEEMRNYAEEAGFYLPRFDEIYHVENFQTWEKLTTFFLSWVPQFRHLGHPEREQFADQVMNKYYKKIHPEMRKDAGVRIKRFIIEAEK
- a CDS encoding GFA family protein; the protein is MKLKGSCHCQSVKFSLDSRQPYPFNRCYCSICRKTAGGGGFAINLGADFQTLKVEGEEYLSIYQAEIGITGQENGGKSPARRHFCSRCGSALWLWDPRWPELVHPFASAIDSELPVPPVRSHMMLDSAPGWAQPDIREGDEVFEGYPEESLAEWHQRNIPSA
- a CDS encoding di-heme oxidoredictase family protein, which encodes MILKKHLLPVTMAISALTFNATPALADFGSKHDKNRVPKHARKNQRQQRTTPFDFSEVFDTVQILHAGAIEIHLGGHLEQSDLESMETLEAYVHAFEEGDELFEMNYNALDGVGVNVGNGKRFTSFPRPDLKGPNAWANVLPHRATGPNGDSCISCHNVPVADGGGGVNDNVIRMDPERKQKGFIERQSPHLFGMGAVQLVAEEMTTELHTLRDEAISESCSSGTDTTVALTAKGVSFGEISVSCDEVNYDNVEGLDADLVVRPFEWKGLTGFVRAFVRGAAHQELGMQATELVGDADSDFDSITNELSVGDITALTIYNAAQPRPVTKIELNSVIDSLTEEEQETYGLPLSDGEIASIENGEELFSSIGCASCHSPEMEVASPVFYEPSQHANYRDETYPAGDIAGLPSRSLQFNLLTEIMDNPQELPSGQTLGQFEESENGGAIVRLYGDLKRHDMGTAMAEEIDEGNVGASVFLTENLWGVGSTPPYLHDGRATTMTEAIVYHGGEAESSKEQFDALTDSEKADLVNFLDNLVLYLAEE